In Elaeis guineensis isolate ETL-2024a chromosome 1, EG11, whole genome shotgun sequence, a genomic segment contains:
- the LOC105038037 gene encoding LOW QUALITY PROTEIN: peroxidase 12 (The sequence of the model RefSeq protein was modified relative to this genomic sequence to represent the inferred CDS: inserted 2 bases in 2 codons) — translation MASSSSLALLLLLSSLAFFSTVSEAESSPPIVKGLSWSFYEYSCPKLERIVANYLKEAFQKDIGLAAGLLRVHFHDCFVQGCDASVLLDGSASGPGEQEAPPNLTLRPAAFKAINELRALIDKHCGRVVSCADVAALAARDAVHLSGGPYYPVPLGRRDGLNFATQQATLASLPAPFFNVTLLLSAFAKLQLDTTDLVALSGGHTIGIGHCTSFDNRLFPSQDPTMDKNFAKSLRRTCPAKNTVNTTVLDIRSPNTFDNKYYVDLMNRQGLFTSDXDLYTDSRTRSIVTSFAVNRGLFFEKFASAMIKMGQLSVLTGKQGEIRANCSARNAXSDSGVLEPLADGEGEMAAF, via the exons atggcttcctcttcttccttagCTCTCCTTTTGCTTCTCTCCTCACTTGCATTCTTCTCTACAGTATCAGAAGCCGAGAGCTCTCCTCCCATAGTGAAGGGCCTCTCATGGAGCTTCTACGAGTACAGCTGCCCAAAGCTGGAGCGCATCGTTGCGAACTACTTGAAGGAAGCGTTCCAGAAGGACATCGGCCTCGCCGCCGGCCTTCTCCGAGTCCATTTCCATGACTGCTTCGTCCAG GGGTGTGATGCGTCGGTGTTGTTGGATGGGTCGGCGAGTGGGCCAGGGGAGCAGGAGGCGCCGCCCAACCTGACGCTGAGGCCGGCGGCGTTCAAGGCCATCAATGAACTCCGGGCTCTGATAGACAAGCACTGCGGTCGGGTCGTCTCCTGCGCCGACGTCGCCGCCCTTGCTGCCCGTGATGCTGTTCATCTG TCCGGTGGGCCTTACTACCCCGTTCCCTTGGGCCGCCGTGACGGCCTCAACTTCGCCACCCAGCAAGCCACCCTCGCCAGCCTCCCTGCCCCCTTCTTCAATGTCACCCTCCTCCTCTCGGCCTTCGCCAAGCTCCAACTCGACACCACCGACCTCGTCGCCCTCTCCGGCGGCCACACCATCGGCATCGGCCACTGCACCTCCTTCGACAACCGGCTCTTCCCCTCCCAGGATCCCACCATGGACAAGAACTTCGCCAAATCCCTCCGCCGCACCTGCCCGGCCAAGAACACCGTCAACACCACCGTACTCGATATCCGCTCCCCCAACACCTTCGACAATAAGTACTACGTCGATCTCATGAACCGCCAAGGCCTCTTCACCTCAG CAGACTTGTACACCGACTCCAGGACGCGGTCTATCGTCACCAGCTTCGCCGTGAACCGGGGTTTGTTCTTCGAGAAATTTGCGTCGGCCATGATCAAGATGGGGCAGCTGAGCGTGTTGACGGGGAAGCAGGGGGAGATCCGTGCCAACTGCTCGGCACGCAATG AGTCCGATAGTGGAGTGTTGGAGCCTTTGGCGGACGGAGAAGGGGAGATGGCTGCGTTTTAG